In a single window of the Nicotiana tomentosiformis chromosome 8, ASM39032v3, whole genome shotgun sequence genome:
- the LOC104084719 gene encoding uncharacterized protein isoform X2, whose product MSDLTKLSNVSNHSDLPSTFQPQQIAQLATTLPAIFNSLYARRAIIPAANGHCSARALARYYAALAEGGRVPPPHYSSMPTLGSHPHIPKFPSQQTVKKQKSRKKTAASDADGPGPTQNSSSSVDNGYGNDGKGNVYVRIPDDNSCSGGDTSSDNRNIKLFHNQRVHDAFMGVGEYENLTDPNGEFGLGFKRSYSTSGELIGFGHSGMGGSTGFCNLKHKFAIAVTLNKLSFGSVTAKIIHLICSELNIPVPQEISRLVETGSSLFVFCSLFEKVVLVIVSINNVIGSNIGEGRTRGSIIPAMDAVIRVFKRVSGLEADGNLPGAAGAAFCSIRLLVASTQAVNLIGKQGSLIKPIQQTTGASIRVLSNGKIASVFHGAQVVDIL is encoded by the exons ATGAGTGATCTCACCAAGTTGTCGAATGTCAGCAACCATTCAGACTTGCCATCCACCTTCCAGCCGCAGCAGATCGCTCAACTTGCAACTACTTTACCTGCCATATTCAATTCTCTCTATGCTCGCCGTGCTATTATACCTGCTGCCAATGGACACTGCTCTGCTCGTGCCCTAGCCCGCTATTATGCTGCACTCGCTGAGGGTGGGAGAGTTCCTCCACCGCATTATTCTTCCATGCCAACCTTAGGAAGCCACCCACACATTCCAAAGTTCCCTTCTCAACAGACTGTTAAGAAGCAAAAATCTAGGAAGAAAACTGCTGCTTCAGATGCTGATGGTCCTGGACCGACTCAAAACAGCAGTTCGTCTGTTGATAATGGCTATGGAAATGATGGCAAAGGTAATGTTTATGTCCGGATTCCCGACGACAATAGCTGCAGTGGCGGTGATACGTCAAGTGATAACCGGAATATTAAACTCTTCCACAACCAAAGAGTTCATGATGCTTTCATGGGAGTTGGAGAATATGAAAACCTTACGGACCCTAATGGGGAGTTTGGGCTTGGGTTTAAAAGGAGTTACTCAACAAGTGGGGAACTTATTGGCTTCGGGCATTCAGGTATGGGCGGATCTACTGGTTTTTGTAACCTCAAGCATAAGTTTGCAATTGCAGTAACTCTCAATAAGTTGTCATTTGGATCTGTGACTGCGAAAATAATACACTTGATATGTTCTGAGCTTAACATTCCAGTGCCACAGGAAATTTCCAGACTTGTTGAGACTGGATCTAGTCTTTTTGTGTTCTGCTCTCTCTTCGAGAAAGTAGTCCTTGTGATAGTCTCCATAAACAATGTCATAGGTTCTAATATAGGGGAAGGAAGAACCCGAGGCAGCATTATCCCTGCGATGGATGCTGTAATAAGAGTGTTCAAACGCGTTAGTGGACTTGAAGCTGATGGCAACTTACCTGGAGCTGCTGGGGCTGCATTCTGCTCTATCAGACTACTTGTAGCATCAACACAAGCTGTGAACTTAATAGGAAAACAAGGGTCTTTAATCAAGCCTATCCAGCAAACAACTGGTGCCTCCATTCGAGTTCTTTCAAATG gCAAAATAGCCAGTGTGTTCCATGGAGCACAAGTTGTGGATATTTTATGA
- the LOC104084719 gene encoding uncharacterized protein isoform X3, producing the protein MSDLTKLSNVSNHSDLPSTFQPQQIAQLATTLPAIFNSLYARRAIIPAANGHCSARALARYYAALAEGGRVPPPHYSSMPTLGSHPHIPKFPSQQTVKKQKSRKKTAASDADGPGPTQNSSSSVDNGYGNDGKGNVYVRIPDDNSCSGGDTSSDNRNIKLFHNQRVHDAFMGVGEYENLTDPNGEFGLGFKRSYSTSGELIGFGHSGMGGSTGFCNLKHKFAIAVTLNKLSFGSVTAKIIHLICSELNIPVPQEISRLVETGSSLFVFCSLFEKVVLVIVSINNVIGSNIGEGRTRGSIIPAMDAVIRVFKRVSGLEADGNLPGAAGAAFCSIRLLVASTQAVNLIGKQGSLIKPIQQTTGASIRVLSNDEMPINATSDERNN; encoded by the exons ATGAGTGATCTCACCAAGTTGTCGAATGTCAGCAACCATTCAGACTTGCCATCCACCTTCCAGCCGCAGCAGATCGCTCAACTTGCAACTACTTTACCTGCCATATTCAATTCTCTCTATGCTCGCCGTGCTATTATACCTGCTGCCAATGGACACTGCTCTGCTCGTGCCCTAGCCCGCTATTATGCTGCACTCGCTGAGGGTGGGAGAGTTCCTCCACCGCATTATTCTTCCATGCCAACCTTAGGAAGCCACCCACACATTCCAAAGTTCCCTTCTCAACAGACTGTTAAGAAGCAAAAATCTAGGAAGAAAACTGCTGCTTCAGATGCTGATGGTCCTGGACCGACTCAAAACAGCAGTTCGTCTGTTGATAATGGCTATGGAAATGATGGCAAAGGTAATGTTTATGTCCGGATTCCCGACGACAATAGCTGCAGTGGCGGTGATACGTCAAGTGATAACCGGAATATTAAACTCTTCCACAACCAAAGAGTTCATGATGCTTTCATGGGAGTTGGAGAATATGAAAACCTTACGGACCCTAATGGGGAGTTTGGGCTTGGGTTTAAAAGGAGTTACTCAACAAGTGGGGAACTTATTGGCTTCGGGCATTCAGGTATGGGCGGATCTACTGGTTTTTGTAACCTCAAGCATAAGTTTGCAATTGCAGTAACTCTCAATAAGTTGTCATTTGGATCTGTGACTGCGAAAATAATACACTTGATATGTTCTGAGCTTAACATTCCAGTGCCACAGGAAATTTCCAGACTTGTTGAGACTGGATCTAGTCTTTTTGTGTTCTGCTCTCTCTTCGAGAAAGTAGTCCTTGTGATAGTCTCCATAAACAATGTCATAGGTTCTAATATAGGGGAAGGAAGAACCCGAGGCAGCATTATCCCTGCGATGGATGCTGTAATAAGAGTGTTCAAACGCGTTAGTGGACTTGAAGCTGATGGCAACTTACCTGGAGCTGCTGGGGCTGCATTCTGCTCTATCAGACTACTTGTAGCATCAACACAAGCTGTGAACTTAATAGGAAAACAAGGGTCTTTAATCAAGCCTATCCAGCAAACAACTGGTGCCTCCATTCGAGTTCTTTCAAATG ATGAAATGCCAATCAATGCGACTTCGGATGAGAGAAATAACTAA
- the LOC104084719 gene encoding uncharacterized protein isoform X1 has product MSDLTKLSNVSNHSDLPSTFQPQQIAQLATTLPAIFNSLYARRAIIPAANGHCSARALARYYAALAEGGRVPPPHYSSMPTLGSHPHIPKFPSQQTVKKQKSRKKTAASDADGPGPTQNSSSSVDNGYGNDGKGNVYVRIPDDNSCSGGDTSSDNRNIKLFHNQRVHDAFMGVGEYENLTDPNGEFGLGFKRSYSTSGELIGFGHSGMGGSTGFCNLKHKFAIAVTLNKLSFGSVTAKIIHLICSELNIPVPQEISRLVETGSSLFVFCSLFEKVVLVIVSINNVIGSNIGEGRTRGSIIPAMDAVIRVFKRVSGLEADGNLPGAAGAAFCSIRLLVASTQAVNLIGKQGSLIKPIQQTTGASIRVLSNGAFSHSSSNVVDIHRISLLSMIDTAGTVFLANDVYFILLAK; this is encoded by the exons ATGAGTGATCTCACCAAGTTGTCGAATGTCAGCAACCATTCAGACTTGCCATCCACCTTCCAGCCGCAGCAGATCGCTCAACTTGCAACTACTTTACCTGCCATATTCAATTCTCTCTATGCTCGCCGTGCTATTATACCTGCTGCCAATGGACACTGCTCTGCTCGTGCCCTAGCCCGCTATTATGCTGCACTCGCTGAGGGTGGGAGAGTTCCTCCACCGCATTATTCTTCCATGCCAACCTTAGGAAGCCACCCACACATTCCAAAGTTCCCTTCTCAACAGACTGTTAAGAAGCAAAAATCTAGGAAGAAAACTGCTGCTTCAGATGCTGATGGTCCTGGACCGACTCAAAACAGCAGTTCGTCTGTTGATAATGGCTATGGAAATGATGGCAAAGGTAATGTTTATGTCCGGATTCCCGACGACAATAGCTGCAGTGGCGGTGATACGTCAAGTGATAACCGGAATATTAAACTCTTCCACAACCAAAGAGTTCATGATGCTTTCATGGGAGTTGGAGAATATGAAAACCTTACGGACCCTAATGGGGAGTTTGGGCTTGGGTTTAAAAGGAGTTACTCAACAAGTGGGGAACTTATTGGCTTCGGGCATTCAGGTATGGGCGGATCTACTGGTTTTTGTAACCTCAAGCATAAGTTTGCAATTGCAGTAACTCTCAATAAGTTGTCATTTGGATCTGTGACTGCGAAAATAATACACTTGATATGTTCTGAGCTTAACATTCCAGTGCCACAGGAAATTTCCAGACTTGTTGAGACTGGATCTAGTCTTTTTGTGTTCTGCTCTCTCTTCGAGAAAGTAGTCCTTGTGATAGTCTCCATAAACAATGTCATAGGTTCTAATATAGGGGAAGGAAGAACCCGAGGCAGCATTATCCCTGCGATGGATGCTGTAATAAGAGTGTTCAAACGCGTTAGTGGACTTGAAGCTGATGGCAACTTACCTGGAGCTGCTGGGGCTGCATTCTGCTCTATCAGACTACTTGTAGCATCAACACAAGCTGTGAACTTAATAGGAAAACAAGGGTCTTTAATCAAGCCTATCCAGCAAACAACTGGTGCCTCCATTCGAGTTCTTTCAAATG GAGCTTTTTCTCATTCCAGTTCAAATGTTGTAGATATACATAGAATAAGCCTACTTTCTATGATTGACACAGCAGGCACCGTTTTTTTGGCCAATGACGTTTACTTTATCCTACTG gCAAAATAG
- the LOC104084719 gene encoding uncharacterized protein isoform X4 — MSDLTKLSNVSNHSDLPSTFQPQQIAQLATTLPAIFNSLYARRAIIPAANGHCSARALARYYAALAEGGRVPPPHYSSMPTLGSHPHIPKFPSQQTVKKQKSRKKTAASDADGPGPTQNSSSSVDNGYGNDGKGNVYVRIPDDNSCSGGDTSSDNRNIKLFHNQRVHDAFMGVGEYENLTDPNGEFGLGFKRSYSTSGELIGFGHSGSNIGEGRTRGSIIPAMDAVIRVFKRVSGLEADGNLPGAAGAAFCSIRLLVASTQAVNLIGKQGSLIKPIQQTTGASIRVLSNGAFSHSSSNVVDIHRISLLSMIDTAGTVFLANDVYFILLAK, encoded by the exons ATGAGTGATCTCACCAAGTTGTCGAATGTCAGCAACCATTCAGACTTGCCATCCACCTTCCAGCCGCAGCAGATCGCTCAACTTGCAACTACTTTACCTGCCATATTCAATTCTCTCTATGCTCGCCGTGCTATTATACCTGCTGCCAATGGACACTGCTCTGCTCGTGCCCTAGCCCGCTATTATGCTGCACTCGCTGAGGGTGGGAGAGTTCCTCCACCGCATTATTCTTCCATGCCAACCTTAGGAAGCCACCCACACATTCCAAAGTTCCCTTCTCAACAGACTGTTAAGAAGCAAAAATCTAGGAAGAAAACTGCTGCTTCAGATGCTGATGGTCCTGGACCGACTCAAAACAGCAGTTCGTCTGTTGATAATGGCTATGGAAATGATGGCAAAGGTAATGTTTATGTCCGGATTCCCGACGACAATAGCTGCAGTGGCGGTGATACGTCAAGTGATAACCGGAATATTAAACTCTTCCACAACCAAAGAGTTCATGATGCTTTCATGGGAGTTGGAGAATATGAAAACCTTACGGACCCTAATGGGGAGTTTGGGCTTGGGTTTAAAAGGAGTTACTCAACAAGTGGGGAACTTATTGGCTTCGGGCATTCAG GTTCTAATATAGGGGAAGGAAGAACCCGAGGCAGCATTATCCCTGCGATGGATGCTGTAATAAGAGTGTTCAAACGCGTTAGTGGACTTGAAGCTGATGGCAACTTACCTGGAGCTGCTGGGGCTGCATTCTGCTCTATCAGACTACTTGTAGCATCAACACAAGCTGTGAACTTAATAGGAAAACAAGGGTCTTTAATCAAGCCTATCCAGCAAACAACTGGTGCCTCCATTCGAGTTCTTTCAAATG GAGCTTTTTCTCATTCCAGTTCAAATGTTGTAGATATACATAGAATAAGCCTACTTTCTATGATTGACACAGCAGGCACCGTTTTTTTGGCCAATGACGTTTACTTTATCCTACTG gCAAAATAG
- the LOC104084726 gene encoding uncharacterized protein: MVNFLVLVYWSKGLLYKELGFRHYLRKLRLQNKISGDHYPGFAGGINHPTSGQLSDFQVHLSIFSCSFLVGLFSVTSVYFYIGSAWSLTGKTIELGRILQRRRINIACVQETRWKGTKARDVSGYKLWYSGGVGGKNGVGILVYSDLRELVVEVRRVRDRVMAVKLVIGGLTLSVINAYDPQVGLGEEVKRQFWGDLDEVVRSILRTEKIFIGGDFNGHIGANAGSYDDMNGGFEFGDRNEGGTLLLDFARAFDLVVANSNFPKREEHLVTFQGTVARIQINYLLCRKYDRGLCMDCKVILSEYRTTQHRLLVNGFGDQEE; the protein is encoded by the exons ATGGTGAATTTTCTG GTTCTTGTTTACTGGTCTAAAGGTCTACTGTACAAGGAGTTGGGTTTTCGGCATTATCTAAGAAAA ctgagattgcagaacaagATTTCCGGCGACCACTACCCAGGATTTGCCGGCGGAATCAACCACCCAACTTCCGGCCAGCTCTCCGATTTCCAGGTTCATCTCTCCATTTTTAGTTGCAGTTTTTTAGTCGGTTTGTTCTCTGTTACATCTGTCTATTTCTATATTGGTAGTGCAT GGTCGTTGACGGGTAAGACTATAGAGTTGGGTAGGATTCTTCAGAGAAGGAGGATCAACatagcgtgtgtccaggagacCAGGTGGAAGGGTACTAAGGCACGTGATGTTAGCGGGTATAAACTGTGGTACTCTGGAGGTGTTGGGGGCAAGAATGGGGTTGGTATTTTAGTTTACAGTGATCTTAGGGAGCTAGTGGTCGAGGTTAGGAGGGTAAGAGATAGGGTGATGGCGGTTAAGCTTGTGATTGGGGGGCTTACTTTAAGTGTAATTAATGCTTATGATCCTCAAGTAGGCTTGGGCGAGGAGGTCAAGAGGCAATTCTGGGGAGACTTGGACGAGGTGGTGCGTAGTATTCTGCGCACCGAGAAGATTTTCAttggaggggatttcaatggccATATCGGGGCTAATGCTGGGAGTTATGATGATATGAATGGAGGGTTCGAATTTGGAGATAGGAACGAGGGAGGTACTTTGCTGTTGGATTTCGCTAGAGCTTTTGATTTGGTAGTAGCTAACTCGAATTTCCCAAAGAGGGAGGAGCACCTGGTCACTTTCCAGGGTACGGTGGCCAGAATTCAGATAAACTATCTTCTCTGTAGGAAATATGATAGAGGTCTTTGCATGGATTGCAAGGTCATCCTGAGTGAGTATCGCACGACCCAACATAGGCTCCTGGTAAATGGATTTGGGGATCAAGAGGAATAG